A genomic window from Candidatus Denitrolinea symbiosum includes:
- a CDS encoding branched-chain alpha-keto acid dehydrogenase subunit E2 — translation MAETINMPKLGFDMAEGTLIRWVKQVGETIHKGDVLAEIETDKATVEVESPASGVVLQLIVSQGDVVPVNAPIAVVGQAGEEVSVQSSVSSDQTAEGGMQKADAALPPAGTAPTPPARGSGAQAVSSPEAGGVKASPLAKKIARDNNVNLAALQGTGPGGRVVKRDVEAALVSIQSSVISDQSAVTGVPFPQPSYQVAVAAEDKVIPTSKLRQAIGRRLVESKQTVPHFYVTHEYKMDMLLEMRKQFNAYLPDNEKISVNDFIVKAAALTLRQFPNLNATIKGNEVVQFGHVNVGVAVTVPGGLMTVVVKDADQKMLRQISAEVKAMAARAREGRIKPDDVDGSTFSTSNLGMYDVEDFIAIINPPEAAILAISSAREVPVVEDGQVKAGWRMKATISVDHRVSDGAEAAQFMQKLTELLENPVMMLV, via the coding sequence ATGGCCGAAACCATCAACATGCCCAAACTCGGCTTCGACATGGCGGAAGGCACGCTCATCCGCTGGGTGAAGCAGGTCGGCGAGACCATCCACAAAGGCGACGTGCTGGCCGAGATCGAGACCGACAAGGCCACGGTCGAGGTCGAGTCGCCCGCCAGCGGCGTGGTGCTGCAACTCATCGTCAGCCAGGGCGACGTGGTCCCCGTCAACGCGCCGATCGCGGTGGTCGGACAGGCGGGGGAGGAGGTCAGTGTTCAGTCATCAGTGAGCAGTGACCAGACGGCGGAAGGCGGGATGCAGAAGGCGGACGCGGCGCTTCCCCCTGCGGGGACGGCTCCGACTCCGCCCGCGCGGGGTTCTGGCGCTCAGGCCGTTTCCTCCCCCGAGGCGGGAGGCGTGAAGGCCAGCCCGCTGGCGAAGAAGATCGCGCGGGATAACAACGTCAACCTGGCGGCGCTGCAAGGAACGGGTCCCGGCGGACGCGTGGTGAAACGGGACGTGGAAGCCGCGCTGGTCAGTATTCAGTCATCAGTGATCAGTGATCAGTCGGCGGTGACCGGCGTTCCGTTCCCGCAGCCCAGTTATCAGGTGGCGGTTGCCGCCGAGGATAAGGTCATCCCGACCAGCAAACTGCGTCAGGCGATCGGCAGGCGTTTGGTCGAGTCGAAGCAGACCGTCCCACATTTTTACGTCACGCACGAATACAAGATGGACATGCTGCTCGAGATGCGCAAGCAGTTCAACGCCTATCTGCCCGATAACGAAAAGATCTCGGTCAACGATTTCATCGTCAAGGCGGCGGCGCTCACGCTGCGGCAGTTCCCCAACCTGAACGCCACCATCAAAGGGAACGAGGTCGTCCAGTTCGGTCACGTCAACGTCGGCGTGGCGGTGACCGTCCCCGGCGGGCTGATGACCGTCGTCGTCAAAGACGCGGACCAGAAGATGCTGCGGCAGATCTCCGCCGAGGTCAAAGCCATGGCGGCGCGCGCCCGCGAGGGCAGGATCAAACCCGACGACGTGGACGGCTCGACGTTCTCGACCTCCAACCTGGGCATGTACGATGTGGAGGACTTCATCGCCATCATCAACCCGCCCGAGGCGGCGATCCTGGCGATCTCCTCGGCGCGGGAGGTTCCTGTGGTGGAGGACGGACAGGTGAAGGCAGGCTGGCGCATGAAAGCCACCATCTCGGTGGATCACCGCGTCAGCGACGGCGCCGAAGCCGCGCAGTTCATGCAGAAACTGACGGAGTTGCTGGAAAACCCGGTGATGATGCTGGTGTAG
- a CDS encoding alpha-ketoacid dehydrogenase subunit beta, whose translation MAKITMREAISQALMEEMDRDPNVFIMGEEVGVWGGSYAVTKGFYDKYGPDRVKDTPIAENAIVGGAIGAAMVGLRPVAEIMTINFAFVAMDYIVNQAAKLHYMFGGQFTLPMVIRTVGGGGRQLGATHSQTPDAVFAHFPGLKVVSPGTPADAKGLLKSAIRSNDPIFFIEHATMYQVRGEVPEGDHLVPIGKSKVQREGRDLTIVTYCKGLELSMKAADELAKEGIEAEIVDLRTLRPLDMEPVLESFKKTNRAVVVEEGWKSYGVGSEVVSRIYEEAFDYVDAPIVRVAQKEVPLPYNRTLEQAALPQVPDIVAAAKEVLK comes from the coding sequence ATGGCTAAAATCACAATGCGCGAGGCAATCTCGCAGGCGCTGATGGAAGAAATGGACCGCGATCCCAACGTCTTTATCATGGGCGAGGAAGTGGGCGTGTGGGGCGGCTCGTACGCGGTCACCAAAGGCTTTTACGATAAATACGGTCCCGACCGCGTGAAGGACACGCCCATCGCGGAAAACGCCATCGTCGGCGGCGCGATCGGCGCGGCGATGGTCGGCCTGCGCCCGGTGGCGGAGATCATGACGATCAACTTCGCCTTCGTGGCGATGGACTACATCGTCAACCAGGCCGCGAAACTGCACTACATGTTCGGCGGACAGTTCACCCTGCCGATGGTCATCCGAACCGTGGGCGGCGGCGGACGCCAGCTCGGCGCAACCCACTCCCAGACTCCCGACGCGGTCTTCGCGCACTTCCCCGGTCTCAAGGTCGTCAGCCCGGGGACGCCGGCGGACGCCAAAGGATTGCTGAAATCCGCCATCCGTTCGAATGACCCGATCTTCTTCATCGAACACGCCACCATGTACCAGGTGCGCGGCGAAGTCCCCGAGGGCGATCACCTCGTCCCGATCGGCAAATCCAAAGTCCAGCGCGAGGGCCGCGACCTGACCATCGTCACCTACTGCAAGGGACTCGAACTCTCGATGAAAGCCGCGGACGAACTCGCCAAAGAAGGCATCGAAGCCGAGATCGTTGACCTGCGCACGCTTCGTCCGCTGGACATGGAGCCCGTGCTGGAATCGTTCAAGAAGACCAACCGCGCCGTCGTCGTCGAAGAAGGCTGGAAGTCCTACGGCGTCGGCAGCGAGGTCGTCAGCCGCATCTACGAGGAAGCCTTCGATTATGTGGATGCGCCCATCGTCCGCGTGGCGCAAAAGGAAGTCCCGCTTCCCTACAACCGCACGCTCGAACAAGCCGCTCTCCCGCAGGTTCCAGACATCGTCGCCGCGGCAAAGGAGGTGTTGAAATAA
- a CDS encoding pyruvate dehydrogenase (acetyl-transferring) E1 component subunit alpha yields MKKEQLLDMYHQMTLIRRVEERAAELYQAGKIGGFLHLYIGQEAVSTGLIAAREPRDRVITAYRDHGVAINCGIPASEVMAELLGKATGMSKGKGGSMHMADVSKNMWGGHAIVGGHLPIAAGFAIGDQYMKNDNVTICMFGDGATNIGFFHEALNLAKTWGLRVLWVCENNQYGMGTAVDRASAVSDIRQKADGYGMKSGEVDGMDVMKVYEAAKAAIDYVRTEGQPYLLEVDTYRFRGHSMGDPERYRKADEVKKWHESDPIGIFNKYLIEKKVASKKALDEIEARVEEEVVKVVEFAETSPEPALSELFTNVYAD; encoded by the coding sequence ATGAAGAAGGAACAACTGCTCGATATGTATCACCAGATGACGCTGATCCGCCGCGTGGAAGAACGCGCCGCGGAACTGTACCAGGCCGGTAAGATCGGCGGCTTTTTGCACCTGTACATCGGACAGGAAGCCGTCTCGACCGGTTTGATCGCGGCGCGCGAGCCGCGCGACCGCGTCATCACCGCTTACCGCGACCACGGCGTGGCGATCAACTGCGGAATCCCCGCCAGCGAGGTGATGGCGGAACTGCTCGGCAAAGCGACGGGGATGTCGAAGGGCAAGGGCGGCTCGATGCACATGGCCGACGTCTCGAAGAATATGTGGGGCGGTCACGCCATCGTCGGCGGACATCTGCCCATCGCGGCGGGATTCGCCATCGGCGACCAGTACATGAAGAACGACAACGTCACCATCTGCATGTTCGGCGACGGCGCGACGAATATCGGTTTCTTCCACGAGGCGCTGAACCTCGCCAAGACCTGGGGACTGCGCGTGCTGTGGGTCTGCGAGAACAACCAGTACGGCATGGGAACCGCCGTGGACCGCGCCTCGGCTGTGTCGGACATCCGTCAGAAGGCGGACGGATACGGGATGAAGAGCGGCGAAGTGGACGGCATGGACGTGATGAAGGTCTACGAGGCCGCGAAGGCGGCGATTGACTACGTCCGCACGGAAGGCCAGCCGTACCTGCTCGAAGTGGACACGTACCGTTTCCGCGGCCACTCGATGGGCGATCCCGAACGCTATCGCAAGGCGGACGAGGTCAAGAAGTGGCACGAGAGCGATCCCATCGGCATCTTCAACAAGTACCTGATCGAGAAGAAGGTCGCCTCCAAAAAGGCGCTGGACGAGATCGAAGCGCGCGTGGAAGAGGAAGTCGTCAAGGTGGTGGAATTCGCCGAGACCTCTCCCGAGCCGGCGCTGTCGGAATTGTTTACGAACGTTTATGCGGACTAG
- a CDS encoding diphosphomevalonate decarboxylase, giving the protein MSGIFSATAVACANIALVKYWGNRDDALRIPANGSISMNLGGLFTRTSVSFQPSLPFDELILNGRETTGKGLQRVTEMLDLVRAQTGLVHRAEVVSENNFPSSAGIASSAAAFAALALAASHAAGWTLSEEGLSRLARRGSGSACRSIPGGFVEWRAGTRDEDSFAVSIAPPEHWDLADCIAIVHAGRKKTGSTEGHALAPTSPLQAARVDDAPRRLDLCRRAVLGRDFDALARVIELDSDMMHAVMQTSTPPLLYWQAATVEIFRAVREWRASGLPVAYTVDAGPNVHVICPREVRAETERRLREIPGVGEVLVAEVGGAARLAD; this is encoded by the coding sequence ATGTCCGGCATCTTCTCCGCGACAGCCGTCGCCTGCGCTAATATCGCCCTCGTTAAATATTGGGGCAACCGCGACGACGCGCTGCGGATTCCAGCCAACGGCTCCATCTCCATGAACCTGGGCGGGCTGTTCACGCGCACCTCCGTCAGTTTTCAGCCCTCGCTGCCCTTCGACGAACTCATCCTCAACGGCCGCGAAACGACGGGCAAGGGACTGCAGCGCGTCACCGAGATGCTCGACCTCGTCCGCGCGCAGACGGGACTCGTCCACCGCGCGGAAGTCGTCAGCGAGAACAACTTCCCCTCCAGCGCGGGGATCGCCTCCTCGGCCGCGGCCTTCGCGGCCCTCGCCCTCGCTGCCTCCCACGCCGCGGGCTGGACTCTGTCCGAGGAAGGGTTATCGCGCCTGGCGCGGCGCGGCTCGGGGTCGGCCTGCCGCTCCATCCCCGGCGGCTTCGTGGAATGGCGCGCGGGGACGCGCGACGAGGACTCCTTCGCCGTCTCCATCGCCCCGCCCGAACACTGGGACCTGGCGGACTGCATCGCCATCGTCCACGCGGGACGCAAAAAGACCGGCTCCACCGAGGGACACGCGCTCGCGCCGACCAGCCCGCTCCAGGCGGCGCGCGTGGACGACGCCCCGCGTCGACTCGACCTCTGCCGCCGCGCCGTCCTCGGGCGCGACTTCGACGCGCTGGCGCGCGTCATCGAACTGGATTCCGACATGATGCACGCGGTCATGCAGACGTCCACGCCCCCGCTTCTCTATTGGCAGGCCGCGACCGTGGAGATCTTCCGCGCGGTGCGCGAGTGGCGCGCTTCGGGACTGCCGGTCGCGTACACCGTCGACGCGGGACCGAACGTCCACGTGATCTGCCCGCGCGAGGTCCGCGCAGAGACGGAGCGCCGCCTGCGCGAAATCCCCGGCGTGGGCGAAGTCCTCGTCGCGGAAGTCGGCGGCGCGGCGCGGCTGGCAGATTAA
- a CDS encoding glycerophosphodiester phosphodiesterase, with amino-acid sequence MKLRPWQIIVSLALLVLFFFLVLTPGAPAHPYYEGLSAPRVIAHQGGDGIWPGDTLFAFEKAVEIGADVLEMDAHITKDGQIVLMHDEKVDRTTDGAGLIEDLTLAELKQLDAAYRWSADNGATFPYRGRGIQVPALEELFQKFPQLHYVIEIKLTENPIEQPLCSLIRKYDMQDKVLVASFHDEAMQNFRAACPEVATSASRGETTKFVLLGKIFLSGLAAPGYEALQPPYDPAESYNIPVMTRRFIREAHAKNIKVEPWTVDDPELMRQYIEWGVDGIITDRPDLMMDMLKSLGLR; translated from the coding sequence ATGAAACTAAGACCCTGGCAGATCATCGTCTCGCTCGCCCTGCTCGTTTTATTTTTCTTCCTCGTCCTGACGCCCGGCGCGCCGGCGCATCCCTATTATGAGGGACTGTCCGCGCCGCGGGTGATCGCCCACCAGGGCGGCGACGGCATCTGGCCGGGCGACACGCTCTTCGCGTTCGAAAAAGCCGTCGAAATCGGGGCGGACGTCCTGGAGATGGACGCGCACATCACGAAGGACGGTCAGATCGTCCTGATGCACGACGAAAAAGTGGATCGCACCACCGACGGCGCGGGCCTCATCGAAGACCTGACACTGGCCGAATTGAAACAACTCGACGCGGCCTATCGCTGGAGCGCGGACAACGGAGCCACGTTCCCTTACCGGGGGCGGGGAATCCAGGTCCCCGCGTTGGAGGAACTCTTCCAAAAATTCCCGCAACTGCATTACGTCATCGAAATCAAATTGACCGAGAACCCGATCGAACAACCCCTGTGCAGCCTGATCCGCAAATACGACATGCAGGATAAAGTCCTCGTCGCCTCCTTCCACGACGAGGCGATGCAGAACTTCCGCGCGGCGTGTCCCGAAGTCGCGACCTCCGCCTCGCGCGGCGAGACGACGAAATTCGTGCTGCTCGGCAAGATCTTCCTCAGCGGACTGGCCGCGCCCGGCTACGAAGCGCTCCAGCCGCCGTACGACCCGGCAGAGTCGTACAACATCCCCGTCATGACCCGCCGCTTCATCCGCGAGGCGCACGCCAAAAACATCAAGGTCGAGCCGTGGACGGTGGACGATCCAGAACTAATGCGGCAGTACATCGAATGGGGCGTGGACGGCATCATCACCGACCGTCCCGACCTGATGATGGACATGTTGAAAAGTTTAGGTTTGCGGTGA
- a CDS encoding acetylpolyamine amidohydrolase, whose protein sequence is MKVFYSETHRLHNPAFEVFDGGQRMPYFESPERMERILKALRASGWAEIEPPRDFGLDPLRAVHSDAYLDFLASAWTEWLVANPEAAAASDKTALLPATFAAKRDQVPESILGKAGFFLLDLSVPVVEGTYAASLASANCALSAAEFISQNIQASSNRPSSVPNLSFALCRPPGHHAGREIAGGYCFLNNAAIAAQWLTRFGNVAILDVDYHAGNGTQDIFYARRDVLTISIHADPAFEYPYYAGYAQETGEGEGLGFHRNFPLPAGADAASYFAALEEACGMIASYRPASLIVSLGMDVYGGDPLGKFKITREEITEIGRRVRALGLPTAVVMEGGYNTDELGNNVAAFLQNFA, encoded by the coding sequence GTGAAAGTCTTTTACTCCGAAACCCACCGCCTGCACAACCCCGCCTTCGAAGTCTTCGACGGCGGGCAGCGCATGCCTTATTTCGAATCGCCCGAGCGAATGGAGCGAATCTTAAAAGCCCTGCGCGCTTCCGGCTGGGCGGAGATCGAGCCGCCGCGCGACTTCGGACTCGACCCGCTTCGCGCCGTCCATTCGGACGCGTACCTCGACTTCCTCGCCTCCGCCTGGACTGAGTGGCTGGTTGCCAATCCCGAGGCCGCCGCGGCCTCCGACAAGACCGCGCTCCTGCCCGCCACCTTCGCGGCCAAACGCGACCAGGTGCCCGAGTCGATCCTCGGCAAAGCGGGATTCTTCCTGCTCGACCTGAGCGTCCCCGTCGTGGAAGGAACTTACGCCGCGTCGCTCGCCTCCGCCAACTGCGCGTTGAGCGCGGCAGAATTCATCTCTCAAAACATCCAGGCCTCTTCCAATCGCCCATCTTCTGTTCCCAATTTATCGTTCGCGCTCTGCCGCCCTCCCGGCCACCACGCGGGACGCGAGATCGCGGGCGGATACTGCTTCCTCAACAACGCGGCCATCGCCGCGCAATGGCTGACGCGCTTCGGCAACGTCGCCATCCTCGATGTGGACTATCACGCGGGCAATGGGACGCAGGACATCTTCTACGCCCGCCGCGACGTGCTGACGATCTCCATTCACGCCGACCCTGCCTTCGAGTATCCCTACTATGCTGGATACGCGCAAGAGACGGGCGAGGGCGAGGGCCTCGGATTCCACCGCAACTTCCCCCTCCCCGCCGGGGCGGACGCCGCGTCTTATTTCGCCGCGCTGGAAGAGGCCTGCGGGATGATCGCGTCGTACCGACCCGCCTCGCTCATCGTCTCGCTTGGGATGGACGTTTACGGCGGCGACCCGCTCGGCAAGTTCAAGATCACGCGCGAGGAGATCACGGAAATCGGCCGCCGCGTCCGCGCGCTGGGGCTGCCGACCGCCGTCGTCATGGAAGGCGGATACAACACGGACGAGTTGGGAAACAACGTCGCCGCGTTCTTGCAGAATTTTGCGTAG
- a CDS encoding DNA modification/repair radical SAM protein, whose protein sequence is MDAISRLKLLSSQMSFEADVERRAEAARPACFSPKEQDQAFIHPAQLPNGKNILLLKTLLSSACERDCFYCPFRAGRDFRRATFKPEEFADLFGKLTHSGAAEGIFLSSGLAGGGPRTQDKLLDTADILRRKLGFRGYIHLKIMPGAEKDQVYRAMQLADRVSINLEAPNTNRLAKLAPHKIFLEELLQPLKWVDEIRRTVPAHKGWNGRWPSSVTQFVAGGADESDLELLATTDWLHKNVRLSRAYFSAFSPIPNTPLENKAAVDPLREHRLYQASFLLRDYGFDLEELPFADGANLPLDSDPKLAWARKNLTGRPVEVNRADRRELMRVPGIGPKGAEAILKARRQGRLRELSNLRKLGIVVQRAAPFVLVNGKRDPQQMRLF, encoded by the coding sequence GTGGACGCCATCTCCCGCCTGAAATTGCTTTCCTCCCAAATGTCCTTCGAGGCAGACGTGGAACGCCGCGCCGAGGCCGCGCGTCCCGCCTGCTTTTCCCCAAAAGAACAAGATCAGGCCTTCATCCACCCCGCGCAACTCCCCAACGGAAAAAACATCCTCCTGCTGAAGACCCTGCTCTCCTCCGCCTGCGAGCGGGACTGCTTCTACTGTCCCTTCCGCGCGGGGCGGGACTTTCGCCGCGCCACATTCAAGCCGGAGGAGTTCGCCGACCTGTTCGGCAAGTTGACGCACTCGGGCGCGGCCGAAGGGATTTTCCTCAGTTCGGGGCTGGCAGGCGGAGGCCCGCGCACGCAGGACAAACTCCTCGACACGGCAGACATCCTCCGCCGCAAACTCGGCTTCCGCGGCTACATCCACTTGAAGATCATGCCCGGCGCGGAGAAAGACCAGGTCTACCGCGCCATGCAGCTGGCGGACCGCGTCTCGATCAACCTTGAAGCGCCGAACACAAACCGCCTCGCCAAACTCGCGCCGCACAAAATCTTCCTCGAAGAACTGCTCCAGCCCTTGAAATGGGTGGACGAGATCCGCAGGACCGTCCCCGCTCACAAAGGCTGGAACGGACGCTGGCCTTCCTCGGTGACTCAATTCGTCGCGGGCGGCGCGGACGAATCGGACCTCGAACTGCTCGCCACGACAGATTGGCTGCACAAAAACGTCCGACTCAGCCGCGCCTACTTCTCGGCGTTCTCTCCCATTCCAAACACGCCGCTCGAAAACAAAGCCGCGGTGGACCCGCTGCGCGAACACCGTCTCTACCAGGCCTCGTTCCTGCTGCGGGACTACGGCTTCGACCTCGAGGAACTTCCCTTCGCGGACGGCGCCAACCTCCCGCTCGATTCGGACCCGAAACTCGCGTGGGCGCGCAAGAACCTGACCGGGCGGCCGGTGGAAGTCAATCGGGCGGACCGGCGCGAGTTGATGCGCGTCCCGGGCATCGGTCCGAAGGGAGCCGAGGCCATCTTGAAAGCGCGCCGCCAGGGACGTTTGCGCGAGTTGTCCAATTTGCGGAAACTCGGCATTGTCGTCCAGCGCGCCGCGCCGTTTGTGTTGGTGAACGGAAAAAGAGACCCGCAGCAAATGCGGCTGTTTTGA
- a CDS encoding Fe-S assembly protein IscX, which translates to MNWESTYAIAVELRRLHPDADLEKVSLRQIHDWTLALPDFEDDPLLVNDDILSAIFQDWFEENIHGQ; encoded by the coding sequence ATGAACTGGGAATCCACCTACGCCATCGCTGTGGAACTGCGCCGGCTTCATCCGGATGCAGACCTGGAAAAAGTCTCGCTCCGGCAGATCCACGATTGGACGCTCGCCCTCCCGGACTTCGAGGACGATCCCCTGCTCGTCAACGACGACATCCTTTCCGCAATCTTTCAAGACTGGTTCGAGGAGAACATCCATGGACAATAA
- a CDS encoding NADH-quinone oxidoreductase subunit B, with amino-acid sequence MDNNDFNLPGYDIPDELKNAVSITTLDRLYNWGRRSSVWPLMFGLACCAIEMIAAQASRYDLARFGMEVMRPTPRQADLMIVAGTLTKKMAPAIVRLYNQMPEPKYVMAMGACASSGGPFKEGYNVVAGVDKFLPVDIYVPGCPPTPQALLNGLIMLQKKIDKEAIRKVRWYRKGADTVEVPVPILGPDLIDVRRIPDIKTKAAELTTTPAQTAG; translated from the coding sequence ATGGACAATAACGATTTCAACCTGCCCGGCTACGACATCCCCGATGAGTTGAAGAACGCGGTGTCCATCACCACGCTCGACCGCCTCTACAACTGGGGACGGCGCTCGTCGGTCTGGCCGCTCATGTTCGGGCTGGCCTGCTGCGCCATCGAGATGATCGCCGCCCAGGCCTCGCGCTACGACCTCGCCCGCTTCGGCATGGAAGTGATGCGCCCCACCCCGCGCCAGGCCGACCTGATGATCGTCGCGGGGACCCTCACCAAGAAAATGGCCCCCGCCATCGTCCGTCTCTACAACCAGATGCCCGAACCGAAATACGTGATGGCCATGGGCGCCTGCGCCTCCAGCGGCGGCCCGTTCAAAGAGGGATACAACGTGGTGGCCGGCGTCGACAAATTCCTGCCGGTGGACATCTACGTCCCCGGCTGCCCGCCCACCCCGCAGGCCCTGCTGAACGGCCTCATCATGCTCCAGAAAAAAATAGACAAAGAAGCCATCCGCAAAGTGCGCTGGTATCGCAAAGGCGCCGACACCGTCGAAGTGCCGGTGCCGATTCTCGGCCCGGACCTGATAGACGTCCGCCGCATCCCCGACATTAAAACCAAAGCCGCGGAACTGACGACCACGCCCGCGCAGACCGCTGGATAG
- a CDS encoding NADH dehydrogenase subunit D codes for MTAPASTLTVDLAARFPGIVSADSRPGHGGFLVAPEKLIEVASAIRDEFGYDLLSSVTGVDQIADGKMEVVYHAYKTTGGPALVFKTQAPRENPVVPSLVGVWMGAELQEREAWDLLGIKFENHPDLRRILMWEGFEGHPLRKDWHEPFFEEEAKPFKSRWPGGKHFFSEAKNPFHDNIQFPVGFDPEKYTFEDPEEALYTSLKKYQIADKDGIPTDHILVNMGPQHPSTHGVFRAAVMLDGETVVSLKPVMGYLHRNHEKIGERNTFLQNMPYTDRLDYFNSMSNNFGYALAVEKLMGIPVAERADYIRVIMAELSRIQNHLIWAGMMLNDLGAMYTPALYAFEERELILDIFEMTAGSRMMCNYFRFGGVVRDMSEDALRRTRDLVCDRLPAKVDEMDRLLTDNEVLVSRLKGMGYLSAEDAIRASMTGPMLRASGVPYDIRRADPYSVYDRFDFDVVSRPEGDMYARYIVRIEEMRQSLRILEQALKQIPEGPIMSGKPQYQVKVQAGEAYGRIESPKGELGYYVVSNGKPNPYRYHVRAPSFINLTALEMMCVGEKIADFVAILGAIDIVLGELDR; via the coding sequence ATGACAGCGCCCGCTTCTACCCTGACCGTTGACCTGGCCGCGCGTTTCCCCGGCATCGTCTCCGCTGACAGCCGTCCCGGCCACGGCGGATTCCTCGTCGCCCCCGAAAAACTCATCGAAGTCGCCTCCGCCATCCGCGACGAATTCGGCTATGACCTGCTTTCCTCCGTCACCGGCGTGGACCAGATCGCCGACGGCAAAATGGAGGTGGTCTATCACGCCTACAAGACCACCGGCGGCCCCGCCCTCGTGTTCAAGACCCAGGCGCCGCGCGAAAACCCCGTCGTCCCCTCCCTCGTCGGCGTCTGGATGGGAGCCGAGCTCCAGGAGCGCGAGGCCTGGGACCTGCTCGGAATCAAATTCGAGAACCATCCCGACCTGCGCCGCATCCTGATGTGGGAAGGCTTCGAAGGACATCCGCTCCGCAAGGACTGGCATGAGCCGTTCTTTGAAGAGGAAGCCAAACCCTTCAAGAGCCGCTGGCCCGGCGGAAAGCACTTCTTCTCCGAAGCAAAAAACCCCTTCCACGACAACATCCAGTTCCCGGTGGGATTCGACCCCGAAAAATACACTTTCGAGGATCCCGAAGAGGCCCTGTATACCTCGTTGAAGAAATACCAGATCGCGGACAAGGACGGAATCCCCACCGACCACATCCTCGTCAACATGGGGCCGCAGCACCCGTCCACGCACGGCGTCTTCCGCGCGGCGGTAATGCTCGACGGCGAGACCGTCGTCAGCCTGAAACCGGTGATGGGCTATCTGCACCGCAACCATGAGAAGATCGGCGAGCGCAACACCTTCCTGCAAAACATGCCCTACACCGACCGTCTCGATTACTTCAACTCGATGAGCAACAACTTCGGCTACGCGCTGGCGGTAGAAAAACTGATGGGCATCCCCGTGGCCGAGCGCGCCGACTACATCCGCGTCATCATGGCCGAGCTCAGCCGCATCCAGAACCACCTCATCTGGGCGGGGATGATGCTCAACGACCTCGGCGCGATGTACACCCCCGCGCTGTACGCCTTCGAGGAGCGCGAACTCATCCTCGACATCTTCGAAATGACCGCTGGTTCGCGCATGATGTGCAACTACTTCCGCTTCGGCGGCGTGGTGCGCGACATGAGCGAAGACGCGCTCCGCAGGACGCGCGACCTCGTGTGCGACCGCCTGCCCGCCAAAGTGGACGAGATGGACCGCCTCCTGACCGACAACGAAGTCCTCGTCTCCCGCTTGAAGGGGATGGGCTACCTCAGCGCCGAGGACGCCATCCGCGCCTCGATGACGGGACCGATGCTCCGCGCTTCGGGCGTTCCGTACGACATCCGCCGCGCCGACCCGTACTCGGTCTACGACCGCTTCGACTTCGACGTGGTCAGCCGTCCCGAAGGCGATATGTACGCGCGCTACATCGTCCGCATCGAAGAAATGCGCCAGTCCCTCCGAATTTTGGAGCAGGCGCTGAAGCAGATCCCCGAAGGGCCGATCATGAGCGGGAAACCGCAGTACCAGGTCAAAGTTCAAGCCGGCGAAGCCTATGGACGCATCGAATCGCCGAAAGGCGAACTCGGCTACTATGTCGTCTCCAACGGCAAACCCAATCCCTACCGCTATCACGTGCGCGCTCCGTCGTTCATCAACCTGACCGCGCTGGAAATGATGTGCGTGGGCGAAAAGATCGCCGACTTCGTCGCCATTCTGGGCGCGATTGACATCGTGCTGGGCGAGCTCGACCGCTAA